From the genome of Uranotaenia lowii strain MFRU-FL chromosome 1, ASM2978415v1, whole genome shotgun sequence, one region includes:
- the LOC129760480 gene encoding kinesin-like protein KIF22 yields the protein MDYLQHMRNAKERARTPAKTYVPGSVLKSRNLNAKTPKSAKRPHGAGGGSSVKKVHGNTFCTPSKIRKLDYGKLNSTVAPVPVKKPAQEFQIPAPPPGVVVVPPTKAALQNAERQMAAMMPPPPPAAFPRFSDMMEKDFECIPADSRSSIFSLNLSSSTSVDQPVACSSSVATTSTTSQNSSFSPIVKKCMETFEATIEQKLAQMFEKMQNIQQPAVPARAIPSISVIPATPAASDAYSQPDSSDQVKPVAIEGAPAIPWDIIRREIQEAIRCEMSTINDSQVPKFESTPRQMTQSQRKAPVGTGIRNPALQRLKDQAKASAANDSVDELDGTVVMNTKTPRRWEVINVDSDEEEADESGVVVRRRVSKRLSGSRRAFDGIDPNASLIHPAVAKSSKPTTIDESYLWEVNDGQVRRRSTRISMRKSMGGGHKHKKGCCPSTKKKPRFETLAEEDEKENAEPVMRRKAVTMTISNKVIASYFQTPSAAGSKKGAKKVASEHGKAVLDLVNRGTIKEVQILPTVGLKMSYQIVTHRTINGKFKKIEDLSKLFAGGKKWTKFLEANYLS from the exons ATGGATTATTTACAACATATGAGAAAC gCAAAGGAACGCGCTCGTACACCTGCCAAGACGTACGTACCAGGTTCAGTGTTGAAATCTCGTAACCTGAATGCCAAAACGCCCAAATCGGCAAAACGTCCACACGGGGCCGGTGGTGGTTCTTCAGTGAAGAAAGTTCACGGCAACACTTTCTGCACCCCAAGTAAGATTCGAAAGTTGGACTATGGAAAGCTTAACTCTACGGTGGCACCAGTACCGGTTAAAAAGCCTGCCCAAGAGTTCCAGATCCCCGCACCACCGCCTGGTGTCGTTGTGGTCCCACCGACTAAGGCCGCGCTCCAGAATGCCGAACGACAGATGGCTGCCATGATGCCACCCCCACCCCCGGCAGCCTTCCCAAGGTTCAGCGACATGATGGAGAAAGACTTCGAATGCATCCCGGCCGATTCACGGTCCTCCATCTTCAGCCTCAATTTGTCCAGCTCGACTTCGGTTGATCAACCCGTTGCTTGCTCCTCGTCTGTGGCAACTACGAGCACGACCTCTCAAAACAGCAG TTTCAGCCCCATTGTTAAAAAGTGTATGGAAACATTCGAGGCCACCATCGAACAGAAGCTGGCacaaatgttcgaaaaaatgcaaaacatcCAACAACCGGCGGTGCCGGCCCGAGCAATACCTTCGATTAGCGTTATTCCGGCTACACCGGCAGCATCCGACGCTTACTCTCAACCGGACAGCAGTGACCAAGTGAAACCTGTGGCCATCGAAGGTGCGCCTGCCATCCCCTGGGACATAATCCGCCGGGAGATACAAGAAGCGATCCGCTGCGAAATGTCGACCATCAACGATTCCCAGGtgccaaaatttgaaagcaCACCACGTCAAATGACGCAGTCGCAGAGAAAAGCACCCGTCGGAACCGGGATTCGTAATCCGGCCCTGCAACGTCTGAAGGACCAGGCGAAGGCTTCGGCAGCCAACGATTCCGTCGACGAGCTAGATGGTACTGTGGTGATGAACACAAAAACGCCTCGCCGTTGGGAAGTTATAAACGTTGATAGCGACGAGGAGGAAGCCGACGAAAGTGGTGTGGTAGTGCGTCGCAGAGTTTCGAAAAGGTTGTCTGGCTCTCGTCGAGCTTTCGACGGTATCGATCCAAACGCAAGCCTTATACATCCGGCAGTCGCCAAATCCAGCAAACCCACCACTATCGACGAGAGCTACCTGTGGGAAGTAAACGATGGTCAGGTTCGACGTCGTAGCACCCGCATTTCAATGCGTAAAAGCATGGGCGGTGGACACAAACACAAGAAAGGCTGCTGCCCTTCAACCAAGAAGAAGCCTCGCTTCGAAACCCTCGCAGAGGAGGACGAAAAGGAAAATGCCGAACCGGTCATGAGAAGAAAAGCCGTTACAATGACCATCAGCAACAAGGTGATTGCCAGCTACTTCCAAACTCCGAGCGCTGCTGGCAGTAAAAAGGGTGCCAAGAAGGTTGCCTCCGAACACGGAAAGGCAGTGTTAGATCTCGTAAACCGAGGCACGATCAAAGAGGTGCAAATTCTTCCCACCGTTGGACTCAAAATGTCATATCAAATTGTCACTCATCG CACAATCAATggtaaattcaagaaaatcgaAGACTTGTCGAAGCTGTTTGCTGGTGGCAAAAAGTGGACTAAGTTTCTTGAG GCGAATTACCTTTCATAG